A stretch of the Amycolatopsis sp. BJA-103 genome encodes the following:
- a CDS encoding darcynin family protein, with protein MSETTEVTAFMLVKTTPEWLGLTVEQRVEAFTTEILPAIENKVKGVRSRFFDTEFYSARVTDVWVWEARDHHSYQLLIEVLRETPFWDRYFEVVDLLVGVENAYATNYGLNAYASIDA; from the coding sequence ATGTCAGAAACCACCGAAGTGACCGCCTTCATGCTGGTGAAGACCACACCCGAATGGCTCGGCCTCACCGTCGAGCAGCGTGTGGAGGCCTTCACGACCGAAATCCTCCCGGCGATCGAGAACAAGGTGAAGGGAGTCCGGTCCCGGTTCTTCGACACCGAGTTCTACTCCGCGCGAGTGACCGACGTCTGGGTGTGGGAGGCGCGCGATCACCACTCGTACCAGCTTCTCATCGAGGTGCTGCGCGAGACGCCGTTCTGGGACCGGTACTTCGAGGTCGTCGACCTTCTGGTCGGGGTCGAGAACGCGTACGCCACGAACTACGGGCTGAACGCCTACGCGAGCATCGACGCGTGA
- a CDS encoding SDR family oxidoreductase: MHVFVTGATGWIGSAIVDELLDAGHEVTGLARSDASAATLERKGARVRRGDLDDLDGIRAGADEADGVIHLANKHDWGNLAMSNRTERAAVETIAGALTGTGQPFVLASALSGLAKGRPATEADPSPAFGPDSMRGGSENLALEYAEKGMRVISARFAPSVHGVGDHGFVSSLVAAARKHGVSAYIGEGTASWAAVHRTDAARLVRLGLEGAPTGSLLHVVAEEAITTREIAEAVGRTLGVPVTSVAPEDAGEHFGFVGRFFALDMSASSTRTRELLDWAPFGPSLVEDIEAGAYA; this comes from the coding sequence ATGCATGTTTTCGTCACCGGAGCCACCGGCTGGATCGGCTCGGCCATCGTGGACGAGTTGCTCGACGCCGGTCACGAGGTCACCGGTCTCGCCCGCTCGGACGCTTCCGCCGCCACCCTGGAGCGGAAGGGCGCCCGCGTACGCCGCGGTGACCTCGACGATCTCGACGGCATCCGTGCCGGCGCCGACGAGGCCGACGGCGTCATCCACCTGGCGAACAAGCACGACTGGGGCAACCTGGCCATGTCCAACCGGACCGAGCGGGCCGCCGTCGAGACCATCGCCGGCGCGCTGACCGGAACCGGACAGCCCTTCGTGCTCGCCTCTGCCCTCTCGGGTCTGGCCAAGGGCCGCCCTGCCACCGAAGCCGACCCCTCCCCCGCCTTCGGACCCGATTCCATGCGCGGCGGAAGTGAAAACCTCGCCCTCGAATACGCCGAGAAGGGCATGCGGGTCATCAGCGCCCGTTTCGCGCCCTCGGTGCACGGCGTGGGCGACCACGGTTTCGTCTCCTCCCTCGTCGCGGCCGCCCGCAAGCACGGCGTCTCGGCCTACATCGGCGAAGGCACCGCGTCCTGGGCGGCCGTGCACCGCACCGACGCGGCCCGGCTCGTCCGGCTGGGGCTCGAAGGCGCGCCCACCGGCTCGCTGCTCCACGTCGTCGCCGAAGAAGCCATCACGACCCGCGAAATCGCCGAAGCCGTCGGACGGACGCTCGGCGTCCCGGTGACGTCTGTCGCACCGGAAGACGCCGGTGAGCACTTCGGCTTCGTCGGCAGGTTCTTCGCACTGGACATGTCCGCGTCGAGCACGCGCACCCGCGAACTCCTCGACTGGGCCCCGTTCGGACCGAGCCTCGTCGAGGACATCGAAGCCGGCGCTTACGCCTGA